In one Magallana gigas chromosome 9, xbMagGiga1.1, whole genome shotgun sequence genomic region, the following are encoded:
- the LOC117683621 gene encoding uncharacterized protein, which translates to MRHKGRIISAKTSKKLSNLKRFTKKEEEESVEENQTTEEFDSQANVWNGERRVIELDILIEGLRSCVHCSNPLRLEWCVSERKYGLASIFYIKCSECNGISPVYTGKKHNTANKSGPAKCFDVNTKLAAAMINVGIGEQQMNNILAELNIPSINHKTLKEREREVGRAFEEVADKSCNNALRDEIICTNSGDGTQVPQVSCDGAWQKRGTGQNYDSLSGHVTVVGKYTRKCLGFGLACRSCRKCTYARWNKTQVKNHNCKRNWTGSAKGMEPFLTVKCLKSLKEKGFNVKKLTMDDDTTTFIRAKKAISPELTKSSDKNHVVKNLTSNLYKLRQENKNLSVKINYYFKKCFSYAVQQNRGSPASLQKNLEAIVPHAFGEHVKCDVHWCGFLKAPNLYKHKSLPHGKDLHDEGLRKSLSCVFAKYAANADKLVDLESSNSNENLNQMIAKKAPKSQHYSGSESLAYRLSASVAQKNEGHKYRLEVNKTCNLSPGKHTAERLQKLDVKRNIKRAKQGTVQAKRDRLRAKENRHSAQALEELKEGTTYESGVLIN; encoded by the exons ATGCGACACAAAGGAAGGATCATTTCTGCAAAAACTAGTAAGAAGTTATCCAATTTAAAACGTTTCAccaaaaaagaagaagaggaaAGTGTTGAAGAAAATCAGACAACAGAAGAGTTCGACAGTCAGGCCAATGTATGGAACGGGGAGAGGAGAGTGATAGAACTAGACATTTTGATTGAGGGTTTGCGATCCTGTGTCCATTGCTCCAATCCTTTAAGACTAGAATGGTGTGTCAGTGAGAGGAAATATGGTCTAGCCTccattttttacataaagtGTTCGGAGTGCAATGGCATCAGCCCAGTATATACGGGGAAAAAGCACAACACAGCAAACAAGTCTGGTCCCGCTAAATGTTTTGACGTAAACACAAAACTCGCAGCAG CAATGATTAATGTTGGCATAGGGGAGCAACAAATGAACAACATTTTAGCAGAATTAAATATTCCATCAATTAACCACAAAACTctaaaagaaagagagagagaagttgGACGTGCATTCGAAGAAGTTGCAGATAAATCATGCAATAATGCATTGCGGGATGAAATAATATGTACTAACAG CGGTGACGGAACCCAGGTTCCACAGGTTTCCTGTGATGGGGCATGGCAAAAGCGAGGGACGGGTCAGAATTATGACAGCCTTTCAGGACACGTAACCGTTGTCGGCAAATACACCAGAAAATGTCTCGGATTCGGTTTAGCATGCAGATCATGTCGGAAGTGTACATACGCCAGATGGAATAAAAcgcaagttaaaaatcataactGCAAGAGAAATTGGACAGGATCCGCGAAGGGAATGGAACCATTTTTAACGGTGAAATGTCTCAAGTCATTGAAAGAAAAAGGCTTTAATGTCAAAAAGCTAACCATGGATGATGACACAACCACATTCATCAGAGCTAAAAAAGCAATCTCCCCGGAGTTAACGAAATCTAGCGATAAAAATCATGTCGTCAAGAATCTTACTAGCAATTTATACAAACTTCGACAGGAAAACAAAAACTTGAGTGTGAAGATTAATTACTatttcaagaaatgtttttcATACGCAGTCCAGCAAAATCGAGGTAGCCCAGCATCCCTGCAGAAAAATTTAGAGGCTATTGTTCCCCATGCATTTGGAGAGCATGTCAAGTGTGATGTACACTGGTGCGGATTTTTGAAAGCCCCAAATTTGTACAAGCACAAGTCGCTACCGCACGGCAAAGACCTACACGACGAGGGTTTGCGGAAGTCATTGTCTTGTGTATTCGCTAAATATGCCGCTAATGCCGACAAACTTGTTGATTTGGAGTCTTCAAATTCAAATGAGAATCTCAACCAAATGATTGCAAAGAAGGCGCCAAAATCACAACACTATTCTGGGTCAGAGAGTTTAGCCTATCGCCTATCTGCATCTGTAGCACAGAAAAATGAGGGACACAAATATAGGTTAGAG GTCAACAAAACGTGCAATCTTTCACCTGGAAAACACACAGCAGAAAGGCTTCAAAAGTTGGACGTGAAGAGAAACATAAAGAGAGCCAAACAGGGCACTGTCCAGGCGAAGCGGGATAGGCTAAGGGCAAAGGAAAATCGGCATTCTGCACAAGCACTAGAGGAACTTAAGGAAGGAACAACGTACGAGTCGGgtgttttaataaattaa